CTGACGGTCAACCCGAAACTCGCGTCCTACGGCGACGTCACCGAGGTGGCCAACCGCGCCGGAGTCAACAGCTCCAGCGTGGTCCGGACCGCCCAGGCGCTCGGCTACCGCGGCTGGCCGGATCTCCAGCGCGAACTCCGCGCCCGGTACCTCGTGCACATCGCCAACACCGCGCCGCTGTCGCACCGCGTGGAGGTCCGCTCACCCATCCACGATTCGCTGGCCCACGACGCGGAGAACCTCCGGCTCGCCATGGAGAGCGTGGACCCCCAGGCCGCCGACGACGCCGTGGCCGCCCTCTGCGGCGCCCGCCGCATCGCCGTCGTCGCGCAGGGCTCCTACTCGGGAGCCGCCGTCGTGTTCTCCCACCTGGCCGCGACCATGGGCTATCCCGTGACGTTCGAAGGCCGCGCCGGAGTGCACCTGGCCTCGCTCGTCAGCTCGCTCGGACCCGGGGACGTCCTGGTGGTGTTCCACCTGTGGCGCCCCCTCAAGCACCTCACGGTCGCCGCCCAGCTCGCCCATCAGGCGGGCGCCACGGTGGTGGCCGTCACGGACCTCAAGTCCACCGATCTTGCCAAGGCGAGCCACCACCTGCTGCTCGTCCCGTCCGAAGGCGTCTATGCCTTCCAGTCGGCCACCGCCTCCACATCCGTGGCGTACGGCCTGCTCGCCGGCATGGAAGCGCGCGAACCCGAGCGCGTCAAAGCCGGCATCGAAAGAACCTCGCAGTTCTGGCAGGACCTGGACCTCTACACCACCTGAGTCCGGCGTCCCCGCCCAGCCCTTTCCCGCACGACACTTCACTTCCCCGCCTTCACCGCCGGCCCCGCGCTCACGCCCCCGGCCTCCGACCCGTACCCGGGTGACCCCTCCATACCCCCTGCCTCAGGAGCACCATGCCTTCCGCAGCCCCCTTCAGCGAAAAAATCGACCAGGCCCTCAGCGCCGCACGCCCCGCCGTCCTGGAGATGGCCCGGTTCATCCACGCCCATCCGGAACTCTCCTTCGAGGAGTTCCAGGCCGCCGCCGCCATCACCGAGGTGCTGGAAAACGCCGGCTTCGACGTCGAACGAGGCACGGGCGGTCTCGACACCGCGTTCAGCGCCACCCTCGGCTCCGGCGACCTCGTCGTGGCCATCTGCGTCGAGTACGACTGCCTCCCGGAGGTCGGCCACGCCTGCGGCCACAACCTGATCGCGGGTTCCACCGTCGGCGCGGCCCTGGCCCTCGCGCCCTTCGTCGACGAGCTGGGCATCACGCTCAAGGCCATCGGCACCCCGGCCGAGGAGCACGGCGGCGGCAAGTCCCTCCTGCTGGACGCCGGCGCGTTCGACGGCGTAGGCCTCTCGCTCATGGCCCATCCCGGACCGGAGGGCCGCACCGCCAACCCGCTCGGCACCAGCTCCCAGGCCGTGGGCCGCTTCCGCGCCACCTTCACCGGCCAGGCCGCGCACGCCGCCGCAATGCCGCACCGTGGCATCAACGCCGCCGACGGCGCGGTGCTGAGCCAGGTGGCCATCGGCCTCCTGCGTCAGCAGCTTCCCGACGACCACCGGGTGGCGCTCTTCGTCCGCGAGGCCGGCGTGGCCACCAACATCATCCCGGACCACGCGGTCGTCGACTTCGAGTGCCGCGCCTTCACGCTCCCCGAGTACGAATCGCTCGTCTCCCGCGTGCAGAACTGCTTCGAGGGCGCGGCCCTGGCGACGGGCACGGATCTGAGCATCGAGGACATCGAACCGCTCTACGAGCCGCTGTTCCAGGACCCCCAGCTCTCCGCCCACTGGAGCGAAGCGTTCGGCTCCCGCGGGCACGACGTCACCCCCGCCAAGGACTCCTCCGGCGGCGGCTCCACGGACATGGGCAACATCAGCCAGGTGATCCCCAGCATCCACCCCATGTTCTCCATTCCCGGGGCGAGCTCCCCGATCCACTCCGCCGGCTTCACCGCCGCCGCGAACACCCCCCAGGCCTACGAGGCCATGTTCGACGCCGCCTATGCGATGGCCTCCACCGTGGCCGCCGCGGCGTCGGACCCCGAGCAGAAGGCGCGCTTCACCGCGGCCGCCTACCACCCCGTCACGACTGAGGCCATCGCATGACCACCACCACCTCTCCCCAGACCACCCGGACCAAGGCCCTCCCCCTCGCGGCCATGGCCCTCGCCGTCGCCATCACGGCACAGCTCATCGGCCCGCTCAAGGTCAGCATCGGCGTCGGCGCGCTCCTGATCTTCCCCATGGTGTGGGGCCTGCTCATGGGCCTGGTCATCTCCGTGCAGAAGATCAAGCCGCTGCCCGTCAAGTACCAGCGCCTCGCGGCCGCGCTGTCCGGCGTCGCCGTCCTGGTGCTCTGTGCCCGCCTGTCCGTGGACATCGGGCCCAACATCCCCACCATGCTGAAGGCCGGACCGGCGCTGCTCCTGCAGGAGGTAGGACACCTGCTCGGGACCATCATGCTGGCGCTGCCGCTCGCCGTGCTGCTCAAGATGGGCCGCGCGACCGTGGGCGCCACGTTCTCCCTGGACCGCGAGCCCGCGTTCGCCATGGTCTCCGAGCGCTTCGGGCCCAACTCGGACGAGTACCGCGGCGTGCTGGCCATGTACGTCTTCGGCACGGTGTTCGGCGCCGTCTACATCAGCCTGATCTCGTCCCTCGTGGCGAACTGGAAGATCTTCGACCCGCTGGCCCTCGCCATGGGAGCGGGCGTGGGATCCGGCTCCATGATGGCGGCCTCGGCGGCGAGCATCATCGGCGCCTACCCGGATGACAAGACGGCCATCCTCGGCATGGCGGCCGTGTCCAACATGATCACGAGCCTGCTCGGCGTCTACGTCGGCATGTACATCGCACTGCCGCTCGCGGACCGCGTCTACCGCCTGCTCACCCGCACCCCTGCCGCCGTCGCAGCCTCCCCCGTCACCACTCCCGTGACCGACGACGCCGGCAACGCCACTTTCCGCAGCGAGGTCGCCGACGCGACGGCTCACACCGCCGTCCCCTCCCGGGTCGCGCTGCCGATCGTCGGAGGACTGGGGCTCGTCACGGCCACCATGGCGGATCTCGCCGCCGGCAAGGGTTTCAGCGTCCTGACGGTCGTGGGCTACCTGGTCATCATCGCCATGCTCCTCGCCGCGTACGGCCTGGCCAAGCTCACCCGCAACAAGGTGCAGGCCGTCATCTGGCTGACCACCCTGGGAGCCCTGGCGTCGAGCCCGCTCATCCCTCCGCTGGCCGCCTTCATGCACAGCACGGTCGGCGCGGTGGACTTCCTCTCCATCACCACGATCGTGCTGACGCTCGCCGGCTTGTCCCTCGGCAAGGACATCGGACTGCTGCGCAAGATCGGCTGGCGGATCATTCCGGTGGGCCTCGTGGCCATCACGGCGTCCTTCCTGTTCGCGACCCTGATCGCCGAGTTCTCCCTGGGGTTCTGGCACTGAGCCACCCCCTCTCCGCGAGATGACAGTTGGCGCCCTCACCCGAGCCGGATGAGGGCGCCAACTGTCATCTCGCGCGGCGGGGTCATCTCGATCATCGCGGTGGCCTGCGCTCGTGAGACGAAGGAACTCAGGCTGAGTGATCTGGACACCCCGCGGAGCTGACCTCCCCGGAGACCCTGAGAAACGCAGGATGCCGCCGGACTCTCGGTCCGGCGGCATCCTGCGAGTGCATCGGGCGATGCGGAGGGAATTCCCTCGAGTCCGCGATGTCAGGCCATCTGGGCGGCGCGGCTCGAACGCCGCACCCACACGGCGGGGCGGCCATCCACCATGGGAAGCACGTGCCCTTCGGGGATGAACTGCTCCTTGGAGGGATCGCCCTCCGGGAACCAGTGGCCCGAGGCCGGGCAGTGAGCGCCGGTCTCCGCGGTGGAGACGGCACGTTCGTGGACCAAGGCGATGCGCTTCATCGTTGAAACCCCTCGTTGTCTTGCTAGTTCTCTGAAAGCTTGTCTTCAAGCCTAGAAAACAGGTCACACGCATCCCATGTGCAGATGAACAACGATCGTTGGAATCTCTGTACTCGCCGCCGGTGCATAGACATCCCGAGAAGAGTATGTGTTGTTCATCACATACTCCACGGGGCATCAATCCGGATCACTCCCGCTCAGCCACGCGTCGAAGGTCTGGCGGCCGAGGATCGCTTCGGGACCGGGCAGCAGCAACCCGTCCCGCTGCGCCCGGCCGAGCCCGCCGGGCAATGAGATGGCGGGGATCCAGCCACCCGCACCCTGTGCACGTGCATAGGCCCGCACCATCCGATCCAGACTCTCTTCCTGCGGTCCGGCGAGGTCAGCCACCCGCCCGGCGGGACCGGCTTCGGCGAGATCCACCAGACGGTGCGCGACCTCCTCGGCGCCCACGGGCTGGACCCGCCCGCGGGGCGCCAGGTGCAGCGGACCCAGCCGAGCGCCGTCGTACATCTGCCGGGCGAAGTCGTGGAACTGCGTGGCGCGCTGGATGCTCCACGGGACGCCGCCGGACTCCACCAGACGCTCCTGGGCCAGCTTGGCCGCGTAATACCCGTGCGGCGCGCGGTCCACCCCGACGATCGACAGCGCCACATGGTGCCCGACGCCGGCGGTCCTCTCCGCATCCAGCAACGCCGTAGTGGCGGCGGTGAAGAACTCCGTGGCGCGGTCGGTGTTCAAGGTGCTGATGTTCAGTACGTCGACGACGGCGTCCACCCCCTCCAGCGCCCGGCGGACGGCGCCGGGGTCACGGACGTCCACGCCGGCCGTGCGCGACAGCACCACGGCCTCGTGCCCCCGCTTCCGCACGGCCCGCGTGACACGCTCGCCCACGGTGCCGCCGCCTCCGGCGATCGCGATCCTCATGCCTGCCTCCTTGCCGCGTCGCAGGATCCCCCAGCCGGCGACCCTTCCGCTATTCTGCACCCGCGGCCCGCCTCCGGCACCCCCC
This portion of the Arthrobacter woluwensis genome encodes:
- a CDS encoding MurR/RpiR family transcriptional regulator produces the protein MTQTQPTGTPESEDATAVVGQQWLGDAIPPLKLTKAQARVVDALTVNPKLASYGDVTEVANRAGVNSSSVVRTAQALGYRGWPDLQRELRARYLVHIANTAPLSHRVEVRSPIHDSLAHDAENLRLAMESVDPQAADDAVAALCGARRIAVVAQGSYSGAAVVFSHLAATMGYPVTFEGRAGVHLASLVSSLGPGDVLVVFHLWRPLKHLTVAAQLAHQAGATVVAVTDLKSTDLAKASHHLLLVPSEGVYAFQSATASTSVAYGLLAGMEAREPERVKAGIERTSQFWQDLDLYTT
- a CDS encoding M20 family metallopeptidase translates to MPSAAPFSEKIDQALSAARPAVLEMARFIHAHPELSFEEFQAAAAITEVLENAGFDVERGTGGLDTAFSATLGSGDLVVAICVEYDCLPEVGHACGHNLIAGSTVGAALALAPFVDELGITLKAIGTPAEEHGGGKSLLLDAGAFDGVGLSLMAHPGPEGRTANPLGTSSQAVGRFRATFTGQAAHAAAMPHRGINAADGAVLSQVAIGLLRQQLPDDHRVALFVREAGVATNIIPDHAVVDFECRAFTLPEYESLVSRVQNCFEGAALATGTDLSIEDIEPLYEPLFQDPQLSAHWSEAFGSRGHDVTPAKDSSGGGSTDMGNISQVIPSIHPMFSIPGASSPIHSAGFTAAANTPQAYEAMFDAAYAMASTVAAAASDPEQKARFTAAAYHPVTTEAIA
- a CDS encoding DUF3100 domain-containing protein codes for the protein MTTTTSPQTTRTKALPLAAMALAVAITAQLIGPLKVSIGVGALLIFPMVWGLLMGLVISVQKIKPLPVKYQRLAAALSGVAVLVLCARLSVDIGPNIPTMLKAGPALLLQEVGHLLGTIMLALPLAVLLKMGRATVGATFSLDREPAFAMVSERFGPNSDEYRGVLAMYVFGTVFGAVYISLISSLVANWKIFDPLALAMGAGVGSGSMMAASAASIIGAYPDDKTAILGMAAVSNMITSLLGVYVGMYIALPLADRVYRLLTRTPAAVAASPVTTPVTDDAGNATFRSEVADATAHTAVPSRVALPIVGGLGLVTATMADLAAGKGFSVLTVVGYLVIIAMLLAAYGLAKLTRNKVQAVIWLTTLGALASSPLIPPLAAFMHSTVGAVDFLSITTIVLTLAGLSLGKDIGLLRKIGWRIIPVGLVAITASFLFATLIAEFSLGFWH
- a CDS encoding SDR family oxidoreductase gives rise to the protein MRIAIAGGGGTVGERVTRAVRKRGHEAVVLSRTAGVDVRDPGAVRRALEGVDAVVDVLNISTLNTDRATEFFTAATTALLDAERTAGVGHHVALSIVGVDRAPHGYYAAKLAQERLVESGGVPWSIQRATQFHDFARQMYDGARLGPLHLAPRGRVQPVGAEEVAHRLVDLAEAGPAGRVADLAGPQEESLDRMVRAYARAQGAGGWIPAISLPGGLGRAQRDGLLLPGPEAILGRQTFDAWLSGSDPD